ATGTGGCGCCGCTCAAAGAAGCGCGACGCCTCCGCTCGCTCCGCCTCACCGGCTGCCCAGTCACGGATGACGGCCTGGCCGTGGTGGCCGGAATGAAATCTCTCAAGACCTTGGGGCTGGATAACACGGGGATCGGTGACGCCGGGATCAAACACGTGGCAGGGCTGTCCGAGTTGGAAGAACTCTTCCTAACAGCAACCAAGGTAACCGACGCAGGCCTCGCTGCCATCGCCCAGTGCCACTCCCTTAAACGATTGCGGCTGCGAGGCACCAGAATCACCGACCGCGGCCTCGCCGCGCTCACCTCGCTGAGCGCACTTACCGATCTCGACCTCAGCGAGACGGCCGTCACCGACGCCGGACTTTCCGAGCTGGCTAAAATACCGTCACTTGCCAAACTGAATTTGTGGAGCACGCAGGTGACGGATGCAGGCTTGCCTATCCTCGCCGAAATGAAGCAACTCACATGGCTCAACCTGGATAACACGAAAGTCACCGACGCAGGCCTGCCCCATTTGGCCGCACTCACAGAGTTGGAATTCCTTCATCTCGGACGCACAGCGATCACCGATGGTGGGCTGGAACCTTTGTTCAGCCTCAAAAAACTGAAAACTATCCACGTCACCCGGACGAAAGTGACCGAAGCCGGGGCGGAAAAGCTGCGTCAGGCCCTGCCGGGCTGCCAGGTGATCTCCAAGGTGGAGGAGAACTCGCCGAACAACCAGTGACGCCGCGATAGTCTATTGAGACACAAAATCATCGGCAATGTTGAACGGGGTCGGGGCCTATTAGCGCCCTATCGCCCCATAGAGCTTATCACCAAGAAAGGAATAGCCATGCTGCCAGAAAAGAAGTGGATCCTTGATATGACGGATGGATTTCGGCCGACGGCAGTCGTGGGGGCTGCTGCCGAATTGGGGTTGTTCGACCTGATTCCGGACGAGGGAATTACAGTCCCAGAATTGGCCCGCAAGGCAAACGCCTCGCTGCGGGGAATCCAGGTGCTGGCGGATGCGCTTGCTGCATTGGAGGTCCTGGAGAAAAAGGGGGACCGGTATTTTGTGCCCCCGAAACTGCGGCCCGTCCTCAGTGAAAACAGCCCGGAAACAGCCATCCCCATGTTGCGGCACCGAATGTCCATGATGCGCGGATGGTCTCAGTTGGCCTGGGCGGCCAAAGCGGGATTTCCTGCTCCCAAAACGTCGGGAATTCGCGGGCCAGACGGAGACCTTCAGGCTTTCGTTTTGGCCATGGATGTCATCTCGCGCGAGGTGGCCGACGATGTGGTGCGGCAACTCCTGCCGCTTCAGTTCAAAAAAATGCTGGACGTGGGCGCCGGCCCGGGAACATGGACCTTTGCCTTTCTCCGCGCGATCCCTGAAGCACGGGCCATTCTGTTTGATCTGCCCCATGCGGTCTCGCTGGCCCGCCAGAAGGCCGAACAGGCAGCTTTGGCAGACCGCGTGGAATTCGTGGTGGGCGACTTCTATCGCGATGAACTTCCC
This is a stretch of genomic DNA from Thermogutta terrifontis. It encodes these proteins:
- a CDS encoding leucine-rich repeat domain-containing protein, which produces MHHRQNWPFSIKRTMGWTVVGSFVLLLAAGCPRNEPKSPAVSSQPPGQAPRAAAKTETLDSSSGPPRTGQGTLAESLEKKGAKCRLDDDGYLIAVDAGTAKLTDADVAPLKEARRLRSLRLTGCPVTDDGLAVVAGMKSLKTLGLDNTGIGDAGIKHVAGLSELEELFLTATKVTDAGLAAIAQCHSLKRLRLRGTRITDRGLAALTSLSALTDLDLSETAVTDAGLSELAKIPSLAKLNLWSTQVTDAGLPILAEMKQLTWLNLDNTKVTDAGLPHLAALTELEFLHLGRTAITDGGLEPLFSLKKLKTIHVTRTKVTEAGAEKLRQALPGCQVISKVEENSPNNQ
- a CDS encoding methyltransferase, giving the protein MLPEKKWILDMTDGFRPTAVVGAAAELGLFDLIPDEGITVPELARKANASLRGIQVLADALAALEVLEKKGDRYFVPPKLRPVLSENSPETAIPMLRHRMSMMRGWSQLAWAAKAGFPAPKTSGIRGPDGDLQAFVLAMDVISREVADDVVRQLLPLQFKKMLDVGAGPGTWTFAFLRAIPEARAILFDLPHAVSLARQKAEQAALADRVEFVVGDFYRDELPSGVDFVWVSAIAHQNSREQNRELFRKVYRALEPGGQIAIRDIVMDASRTSPVDGALFAINMLVNTPAGGTYTLDEYREDLMAAGFSEPHLRIRTENMNSVILAHRR